The DNA segment TACAAAATCACTTGATTGCAACCATCTGATTTATTGAAAAGTAGCCTAGATATCTTGCAAATACACCCATTTACAGGTTCTTGGCAACTTTTGGTGATCTTGGTTGGGGCAAGGCAGAAGTCGGAGGAGTAGAAGTAATAATTTCAACCCTTGAGTTTGTTTAAAGTAGCAACTAATATACTTTGCATTTTCTCAACTTCATTTAATATGGGACTAAAAAGGTTTTTGTCCGCTAAATCTAAGTAAGTAGGCACGAAAAAACCCAACTATGTAAAGATAAGTAAATATGGGGAATACAACTACCAAGGGAACTTGTATATGGGCGCTCGTTTAAGAGTATTCCTGACTAGTAAACAAGACCAAAACCTTTTAAACCTGAGAAAAGCGGACGTACCACAGAAAGTCAAAGACCGAGCAGAAATAATTAGGTTAAGTTTGTAGCCGAGTCAGGGGGGTGACTTCCTGGCTTAGGCATCCAAATAACAATTGCTAATAAACTGTCCGATAATGCAGAGTTTGTGGCTGAAGAAATTGAAGATGAAAATGTAAGAAAAAATATATTACGCCTAATGTGTATTAAAGACGAAAACCCTACATTTATCGTTGTAGAGACGTTGCATTGCAAAGTCTCTACCGCACTTAGCTTGAAATTCGACTCTGGGGTGGAATCGTTGACTCACTCGCATTCATCTCACGCCAAATCAAAGATTCTGGCGTGAGGCTTCTGCTGCTTCAGCTAAATTGCTATCAAGCCATCAAGCCATAACTCATACCAATCTAAAAACGTTGCTGATGATTCAAAAGTAGGTGGACCCCAATCAGCTAGAAACCAACCAATTCGCCCTTTCAGCGATCCATTCAAGACCATAAACCCAAATGGTCCACATACATCCTTACAAACAGTAATTGTTCCAAATTGTGGTGACCAGAGTTCTTGCTCGTACTTCTGTTCCCAATGTTCGCCAGCGATCTCGACAAGCCATCGCTCCCATGCTTCATCACTTTGGTACTCTTCAAGCAAAAGGCAAGGCTGACTTGGAGCTATGAGTGCTTTGTCTTCATCGCCGAAACACAGACCAATAGCCCAATCTTCTAGCCGCAGCATTTCCATCCCATGAACTTCCCCGCCTCCATTCCCAATTTGTTCAAGAAAACTTCGGTACTCTACTGGAAGAAAAGTGTTATACTTGGTCTCCCAAGCATCAATTTTATGCGAACTGAGTGGAGGATTGAATTTAAAGCTATAGTTCAATGGATCGGTTGAGGGGTAAAACTCTTGGTAAAGTTGATTCTGAACACTTTGAAGTTGTCTAGCTTTCTCAAGCTTTTCTTTGATGCGTTCAATCTGAATTGTAATGTTTGTACCTGGAGACCACTGCCAATTGTGCTTACACTTGGGACATGCCAGCCTTAATTCACCTCGATCAATTGGAGTACGTAGTTTTTGAGAGCAGTTTGGACATATAACTATAACCTTTTCTGTATGTGATACCTGTTGTTCACCGGATGATCCTATATTCATCAAGCTCTTACCTAAAATCGGAGAACCATAACGTACAGCAGTTTGGCAAGTTGCAACTTTTTGTTATACACCAAGTTTAGCGTATCAGAAGTATAGGGAAGCGATCGCCAAGGCGCAAGTGAATTGCTTCGGTTCTTGTCAGATTTTGGTGATGATGAAAGCTTACGCACTTTAAGGCAGAAGGCAGGAGGCAGTTCGCGGAAGCGTTGCCGAAGGCTAGGCAGAAGGTTTTAAGACGTTTTTTTATCCTCATTGGGACTTGTGACCTTTTGGGGGCGATCGCTTACGACTTTGTTGTGATGCAGATGTTCTATAATCCAAGCAAAGCTTCAATTGTGGGAATTTTTTCTTCTTCCTTCCTTCTGCCGTCTGTCGTCTGCCTTCTGCCTTGTCCCAACCAAGATCACCAAAAGTTGCCAAGAACCCATTTACCAGTACAAAGCCTGTAGGTTTAGTCAAAATCACGTAGTCAAATGAATAAAATATTGTTCTTGTGTACAGGTAACTACTACCGCAGTCGCTTTGCCGAACACCTATTCAATCAGTTGGCTACCAAACAAGGGTTAGATTGGCAAGCTGATTCCAGAGGATTAGCACTTGAACGGGGTGTAAATAATGTGGGGGCAATTTCCCAATACGCGGCTGAGGCTCTAGCAGCGCGTTTAGTAAATATATCTGATGATGAACGGTTTCCTAAGCCAGCCTGTGAGCCAGATTTTCAATCAGCTACCAGGGTTATTGCCCTAGATGAATCAGAACACCGTCCACTAATGAATGAGCGCTTTCCTCAATGGGTTGATGCAATTGAATACTGGCTAGTTCACGACATCGATAAAACCTCTGCAACCGCAGCCCTTGGGCAAATTGAGAAACATCTACTGCAACTTATAGAACAATTAGCTCAAAGTTAGTCACTCTGCGATCGCCCTCAGAAAATTATACCTCTTCTTCAAACTGTGAGTAACCGATTTAAATAGTCTTTTGCTGAATTAATTAAACTTTCAATATGATTGATCAACTCATGCTCTAAATAAGGTTTTGATAAATAAGCTTTTGCACCTAATTCTTTGGCGAGTTGACGATGCTTTTCCGCACTACGAGAAGTGAGAATTATTACAGGAATTTTAGTGTATTGGGGATTGTGCTGAATATGGCTTAAAAATTCAAACCCATTCATCCGGGGCATTTCTAAATCGGAAACAACAAGTTGAATTTCTGGGTGTCGTTGTAACTGTTCTAGAGCTTCAGCACCGTTTTGTGCTTGGATTACTTGATAACCAGATTTTTGCAGAGTTAAGGATAGAGTTTGCCGCAAACTAATAGCATCATCCACTACTAAAATTACTTTTGATAATTTTTGATTGGTCTCTACAGTAGCGGATAATAAAGGTAGAGATGGAATATTAGATGGGGATATTGATAAGGCTTGTTTATTGGCATATTCATCTGTTGGTAGTGCTAAAGTATCAAGGGTTGCCTGCATCTCCACGGATTCTAATAATAAAGCACCATCAATAACTAGCATGAGGTTGCCATTAGCTAAACTGCTGGAACCATAAACATATTTGGGGGGAGCGATCGCATTTCCCAATGGTCTAATTACTAGTTCTTGTTCACCGATAATTTGGTCAACTTGTAAAGCGAAAATGCCTTGGTTTCGTCTCAGTAATAACACAGGATGATTTATCTCTTCTGTATTATGCTCAGGCAGTAAATTACTCGTATTTAAATTATTAAAGCAGCTACCATTGTAATACATCAACTCTGAGAGTTGATGCAGACTAAGCATAGTATCCTCATTACCGCCATCCCAGTGTAAAACGCGTTTACCTTCAAATTCTTGAATTTGTTGCGCCGAGGGAATGATTATTTTTTCAATACTATCCAACAGTAGAGCATAAACAACACCGCCAGCTTGTACTAGCATTAATTGATCGGTAGTCATAGAAAAAGGGATTTTAAGGATAAATTTTGTGCCTTGATTAGGCAAAGTCTGCACAGAAATTGAGCCGTTGAGTGCTTGCAGTTGAGAACGGACAATATCTAGTCCCATCCCGCGTCCAGAAAGTTCACTAACTTTTTCCGCAGTAGTAAATCCTGGTGCGAACATGAATTCTAATAGTTCAGAATCATTGATTTGAGATAAATAGCCTTTGGACTCATCTTTCTTGGAGATGAAATTCAGTTCAATAGCTTTTTTGCGAATGCTATCTAACTTTAAGCCTTGTCCATCATCTCTGACTTCGATAATTGTTTGACTTCCTTGATGATAAGCGCAGATTTCAATCACACCTTGTTCTGGTTTACCACGTTCTCGGCGAACTTCTGGAGATTCAATACCATGATCGAAAGCATTACGGACTAAGTGTAACAAGGGATCGTACAGCTTTTCAGCGATCGCCTTATCTACTAGTACATCTGTGCCAGTAAATTTTAAATCCACCCGTTTGTGGTAAACAGTACTGAGGTTTTTTACCATGTGGGGGAAGCGGCTGAGGATATTTTCTAAAGGTAACATCCTCGCTTCAACTAGGTTATCTATTAAACTGAAAGCTAAACTTTGTTTTTTATGACTAATTTGAGTAGCTTGCTTGAATAAAAAATCAATGGACTCTGTTGCTTCTTGTAATTGTGATGTCTCTTCTATGGCTTCGTGTAATGTCAGATGAAATTCTGTATAAGCATCCATTTCTAAGGGGTCAAAATTAACTGAGGCAAAGCTTTGTGTATGTTGTGTTGCTAAACTTTGCCGTTGTAGTGGTAAATCACGGAGTTGATTTAAAGTTTCTTGGTGTTTGTTGAGACGTTGTAATAGCTGCTCGATAATTTCTTGCACTTGTTCATCATTTAAAGTGCGTCTTTTTTGGTGAATTAGCAGTTCACTAGCCAAATAATTAATGCGTTCTAATCCCTCAACTTCTACACGCACCGATGAGCCTTTCTGACCCTTTTTACTTTGATGATTTTTAACTTTATCAATTATTTGCTCATTAACAACATCAAGGGCTGTTTCTGTAATTTCCGTACTTAATTTTTCCGCTACAGCTAAAGATGTTGTAGATTCAGAAATATCATTAGCTTCTATTTGTGGCTCAACTTGAGCGTCATCTTCATTAACTTCTCCTCCCCAAATTGCTTCTAACAGTCCATCATTGATGTTGGGTGAGGAATTTGATATATCTTTAAAAACAAGAAGTTTTTGTAATTGAGGATTGTCAGTCCAGTTTTTCTCTTGAGCAGTAATAGGAGGATATTGCTTATATTCTTGAGCGACTAAACCGATTTTAGTTTGTAGAGCTTGGATAATTAGAATATTGTCGGCAGTTTTTTTAACTGAATACTGAAATCTTACAACGGCTAAAAGTATAATTAAAACAATACCCTGACGATATAGACAAAGACTTTGGCTATCTGTTTCATGTCGAACATATTCTAAAAATTTATTGAGCCAAGTTTCAATATATTCAATTGGTTGTAAAAACTCCTGATTATTGATGAGTAAATCCCAGTGCAATGCTGATGGTGGTATTTCTACTTCATGGTTAAACCAGCCAAAAATATAATGAACTACCTTTAAATATGATTGGGCTGTTGTGGGTTTAAGGCACTCACTTTTATTATTGCTTGATGTAGTTAAAAACTCGTAAAATTCTGCTTGATTAATTAAAAATTCTGAATTGATGGTTTCAGATGCTTTATTTGTAACAACTGATGTCAGTTCCCGTAAAGCAGCAGAAGGTGTACCGCCATGAGTGCGATCGCCTGCTAATATATTGCATTGAGCCTGCTCTAAATCAGCATGGGCAATCTCAATAATTTGGCGCACTTGATTAGGATTGGTTTGTAACGCTGTCAAAGCTGTTTGTGCAATTTCGCCAAAACCAGGTAAATTTAAAGATTCTGCCAGTCCGAGAAATACATCTAATTGGGAACTGAAAAAATCTATTAATTCTGTATCATCTTCTATGTTAGTAAGAGCTTCAATAATGCTTCCTAAACGTTGCTGTACACCTACTTCAAATATAGATTGAACAATATCAAAGCCTAACTCTTCAGATGTAGGGATATGAGAATCATCACCAAAATTATCGCCTAATTTTCCTTGGAGTTTAGCAAATATAGTAGTAGCTCTTTGTAAAAGTTCTTCTTCGTTAATAATGCTGCCTGTTAATTCTGATGTTAATGCCAATTGCAAACATTCATAAGCCTGAAACAAATAAGTTTGTAACTCAGCATCTATAACTACATTAGGGCTATATAAAGCCTTAAATACATCCTCCAAAGAATGGGCTATCATCTGAATTGTTTCTAGCCCAACAGTAGCAGCACCACCCTTAATTGTATGAGTAGCCCGCATTAAATTATGCACTCTGGCTATACTATGATTTTCAGACAAACTGAACAATTCTTGCTCGATAGTTTGAATTAAATCTGGCGCTTCTGCTAAAAAATAAATATAGCCTTGTTCACGAATTTCGGTATCAGTAATCATAATTTGGGTACTGGGGATTGGTTACTGGGAATGGGGTACTGGCGATTGGGTAGGTTATTTTTCAAGATAGTTTTGAGGGTTGGCAGATAGGGCTGTAGTACTTCTCAAGTTAGGATTAAAATCTTTACTACAAAATTGATACGTTACTAGCTAGTTCCTAGCCCCCAATCCCCAATCTCCAGTCCCTAATTATTAATTCACTTTGAACTTACTAGCAGTTGTTAACAAATCTTGTGCCATACCTGATAAGTCTTGGAAGACGGTGGCAATATCTTGAGATTCTGCAAAAGTTTTATTAGCGATCGCTGCCACATCTTTCATCGAATTTGTGACTAATACAGATTGCCCCATTTGTTTTTGGGTTGCATCAGTAATTTGTTGAATTAATTGACTAATTTCAGCAGTTGCAAAAACGATCGCATTTAAGTTGTGCCTTGTTTCACTGACAAAGTTTGTTCCTTCCACTACCTGCTGAATCCCGGTTTCCATCGCTACCGCTACTTCTCCCGTTTCCTCCTGAATCTCTTGGACTAGTTTTTCAATTTCAATTGTGGCGGCAGCTGACTGGCGAGATAATGAACGGACTTCATCGGCTACAACTGCGAAACCTTTGCCATATTCCCCTGCACGGGTGGCTTCTATAGCTGCGTTCAAAGCCAGAACGTTTGTCTGGGTGGCAAAACTACTAATCAAGTTCACCACTTTGGAGATTTTTTGCGAAGATTCACTCAAGCGCTTAATTTTTTTGCTGGTTTGCGCTACAGTTTCTCGAATTGCTTGGATGGCTTGAACTGTGAGGTTCATCGCCGCGTCACCAGATTCGACAGTTTTGTTTGCTTGTTGTACCGCCACTTGTACCAACTCGGCGCTAGCTACCACAGCTTGGGTAGAGTCTAGCATCCGTTGAATTTCACCCAAGGCTGTAGTAATTTCTTGGGATTGTTGTTGAGCTAAGTTATTCAAGCCTGCAAGTGAAGCATTGCTATCGCTGGAGGTTTGGGCGACTTGTTGAGAAGATGTTTGCACTTGTAAGACAATTTGCCGCAAGGCTTGCAAGGTGTTATTGTAAGCGTCGGCAATGGTACCTAGTTCATCTTCTGTAATGGGTGCGCGGACTGTCAAATCACCATTTAAAGCTGGTCGCACAGCCATCAGTAGTTGAATAGAACGCTGTTGCAGTAACTCTTTGGCTGCTTTTTCCCTCGTTGCGGCTTCTGCTAGCTGTGCTGATTGTGCTTGCAGTTGTTGCAGATATTCAGTCTGTTGCAGGGCTAATCCCAACTGATCGCCCACCCGCGCTAGTAAGCTAACTTGGGATTGTTCCCAATCACGAGGGCCGGAATTTTGATAAGTTGCTAGCAATCCCCATAATTGTTCGTTAATAAACACAGGAACAATCACATAAGCTCTGACTTCAAATTGTTCTAATATCTCCAAATGACAGGGAGAATGGCCTGCTTCGTACAGATCATTAACAACCAAGGTTTCACCTTTGGCATATCGACCGCCTTGAGTTTCTTGGATGTAGGTATCTTCCCAAACAGTTTTGATATCAGTCCCTACGAGTTTGACCCAATTATTAGCTACTGATTCTGCCACAAACTCGCCACCCCAATTAGGATTGAAGCGATAAACAGCGACGCGATCGCTCCTTAATAATTGTCGGACTTCTTGGGTGGTTATTTTGAAAATATCATCGATATCTACGGCTTGACGAATGCGGTTAACTATTTTGGTAAAAGCTTTTTCTTGTTCCGCCATCTGAGCTATTTTCTCAGATTTTATTTGTACCTGTTCTAGATAGTCTAATTGCGATTTAGCAAGGCTAAATTGTAGGGCGATCTGAGTTAAAAAGTTGACTTCCCAAGATTGCCAATCGCGGGGGCTAGAGTTTTGGTATGCTGCAAGTAAGCCCCATAATTTATCGCCAAAAAAGATAGGCACGATGATATAAGATCTGGCTTCAAACTGCTCTAATGTCTCGACGTGACAGGGTGCAAAACCTACTGTATAAATATCATTGACAACATGATTTTCTCCTTTGGCATAGCGTCCACCTTTAGTATCTTGTAGGTAGGTATCATCTATAATAGTTTTGATATTTGGCCCCACTACTTTTGTCCATCCAGAAGCAACTGACTCAGCGACAAATTCACCACCCCAATCAGGACTAAAGCGATAAACGGCTACGCGATCGCATCGTAATGATTGACGTACATCTTGAGTTGTGGTTTTAAAAATAGTTTCTACATCTGAAGCCTGACGAATACGGTTAACTATTCTGGTGAAGATTTTTTCTTGTTCAGCAATCCGTATCATTTGCTCAGATTGCAATCGCGTTTGTTCTAAATATTCTGCATGAGAAATAGCTATGCCAAATTGCAAACCAACTTGAGTCAAAAAACTAGATTCCCACTCTACCCACTCACGGGTACCAGAGTTTTGATAAGCTGCCAATAAACCCCATAATTTTTCCGCAGCAAACACAGGAACAATAATGTAAGCTTTGATTTCAAACTGTTCTAAAATTTCTAGATGGCAAGAAAAATGACCGGCTTCATAAATATCATTAACGACAAAACTTTCTTGATGGCGATAACGTCCACCTTGGGTTTCTTGTAAGTGGGTATCTTCCCAAACAGTCTTGATATCAGGGCCTACCAGTTTTACCCAACCACTACCTACAGATTCTGCAACAAATTCCCCACTCCAATCAGGATTGAAGCGATAAACAGCGACGCGATCGCACTTCAATAATTGACGGATTTCTTGAGTAGTGGTTTGAAAAATCTTATCGATATTTGATACTCGTAAGATTTTCTCCATCACTTTAGATACGGCTTGTTTAGCCTGATTTTGCAGTTTTAATTGAGTTTGAAACTCAAAATTCTGCAATCTATAGGTTAACTCTGTACTAACTTGAGTTAATAGAGTTATTTCTGTTTCTTTCCAGTTTCTAGCACTAACGCAGCCAGTCACTACCAACAAACCCCAAACTTTACCACCTGCTACTATTGGTAAACTTAAACTAGCTTTAATTTGGAATTTATCCAGTAACTGTTTTTGATAAGGGGTAAGTTGGATTTGAGCAACATTATTAATAGTTATCGGCTCTATATAGTCTCGATTAGTATCTAAACCAAAGGTAATCCCTGGCAGAATTTCCCCCATTGTTGGTGTCCAACCAAGAGTTCTAGATTCTGCTAAAACCGTTCCAGACTCAGGTGAAGTAAACTGATAAATTAAAGCGCGATCGCAAGCAATTTTTTCTCTAACTTTCGCCACAGTAATTCTTAACACTGCATCCCAATCTGATACTTGGCGCATCTGCGTGATGATATCTTGCAACTGCTGTCGCCACATTTTTACTTCTTGGGCGCTCTCGCTGACTCCGATTTCTTCTTTCTGGACGTTATTGGCTAAGTTGGGATTTTCTAATGGAGAAACAGTAGCAGCCTTCTCATTTTCCTTGCTGTTGTATTTTGCAATTGTCATCTGCATCAACCTCAATTTTTTTTAGTTTAATCATTTGATATTTGCTAATTAATGTTACACTTGTATTGATTGATATGTAATGGTTAGCAAATCTAAGTTATTGTGGAGATTATAGGTTTTGAAATCTATAATCAAGAGTGCTTTATTGATGATTAATTATGAGTAAGCCACATAGGAGAATGAATAATAGCACTAGCATCTAAGTTGAACATCATTTTCTCTTCATTATTAATGAAGTATCCTTGCAAAAAATCGGAAATTGATGATGAGAATAACTCAGCCGATGGGGCTTTCATTTGATTCTGATCTAGAAACTCAATATCCATCATTTGCCGGACTAGAATCCCCAAATATTTACCATCATCTTCCAAGACAATTGCCATCATTTTTGCCAAAAAGTTGCTTGTGTTGGACAGTGGTGGGTAACCTAACATTTCTTCTAAATCTACTAACCACAACATTTCACCACGCCAGTTATACACACCTAGAACACAAGCTGGCATTTGGGGTACACCGCATATATCCACCAAAGACACTTGTAAAACTTCGGTAATATGCTGTAAGGAAATCACTGCTGTATCTTTGATTCCCAAATTAAAGCTTAAAAATTTCTGCTGACTTTCCAAATTTTCACCCTTTAATTGATTAAGCATTGGTCGATTGTCGGCAAATTTTATCTAGATAATTTTTTGAGAGTTAACGTTAACTCTTCCTGATTTATCGGCTTAGAAAGATAAGCTTCTGCACCTAGCATATTTCCCCAAGTCTTATCTACATCACTGTTTTTGGTAGAACAAAAAACCACAGGGATATTGCTAGTCTTTGGGTTATTTTTCAATTCTCGACAAATTTCAAACCCACTTTTACCTGGTAAAATTACATCGAGAAATATTAAATCGGGCTGAGTTGTATCTAATTTTTCTTGGGCTTCTTCACTGCTGGTGGCACTAATTACAGAATAGCCAGCTTGTTGTAAGTAACGACTAAGAATTTCGCGGTCGGTGAGACCATCCTCGATAACTAACACAGTATTCATGATAATTCCCTGTAAAATTGTTGGTTTTAGCTAATATATCAAAGACAAATTGTGTATTTAATCCTGATAATTACGGGCTAGAGTTTTGTTATAATTTTGATATCTTACTGTTAAATATGGCTCAGAAAAAATACGTATACTTCAGATTTTGTTGACTGAAATTTACTTATTTCTTATAAATAATTATGTACCACGTTTAACAACAATTCATCTTGAAATGTCAATTGCTCTAGACCATTAAAAATCCGACTTATCCATCAATTCGAGACACTTAACTTATTGACAGAATTCTAAACGAGATCCTGTTTTTGCGGTAGATATAGGTTGCATAGGTAAGTATTTACGGACTACACTCATCACCCTATCTGCTGCTACGGGTTTTGTGATAAAGTCGGTAGAACCGACAACCTTAGCACGTACTCGATCTAAAAGACCATCATTGCCCGTTAAGATAATTACTGGTGTGTTAGCAAAAGTAGAAATTCGCCGCAATTGTGTACAGATTTCATAACCACTAGCCACTGGCATGATTAAATCTAAAAATATCAAGTCTGGTTTCTCTTGAATCAGAAGTGGTAACGCCTGTACAGCATCTTGAATCTTGATGAATTTCATCCCATTAGCGGTGATAATATCTTCCAGCAGTTTACAGACCTGTGGACTATCATCTACACAGGCTATCACCGGAACCTTGGATTTTGTAGGTTGTGCAGAGGTCGACTTATCTAGAGTTTCTACCACAGCTAAAGGTAAATCGGGCAACTCCACCAATTCGATGATTCCTTTGAGGACGTAGGGCAGCAAAGAACGGGAGACTGGTAAAACATTCTGCCTCATTTTGGCAGCCAAATCTCGCAATGTGGATTTGCCATTAATTAAAGTGACAAAGTTCTTGTAGACAGATGGACTTACCTGTTGCTGGAGTTGTTCTGGTCTGCAAATTATTGGTGCTAAGTCAGGACAAATATTTACCAAGCCTGCTTCTGACCAATTTTTCCACGATTCTAGCATCTGTTTCATTGACACATCTGCACTCGTGAAACTCATCGGTGTCTCTAAGACAACTTTTTGGTTACGTTCACAACTAATAGTGACAAAATTACTTTGTTGGGCTAATTCAAACAAAAGTTCGTTGATGGTATTATCAACAATAATATGAATTTGCTCCCGTTGAATCTTCTGCTTTTTATACAAAATTTCCAATAGGCGATAATCCCAGTAACTCATCGATATATCTTGCGAGCGCAGTTGCATTTTATCAACATCAATCTGTGGGCAATGTTGAGCCATGAGTCTACGCCAGCGACGAAAAGGATGAGTTCCTCCTGTTGCCCAAACTATCCTACCCAAGCGATAATAGAAAGTCCATTGCTGCCCTTTAGGACTACTAATAATTAACTGTCCATTATATTGGAGTTGGGTACAAGTTTTAAATTCATTAAGTACGTTATTTGATACCATCAGACCGGGGGAAATTGTACTTGATACCTATGATTTAAAAATCAGCCTTCTCAAAACCCCAACTAGTAAGCTGCTTATTTTCGATGAAATTTATTTGTCAAATAATAGTTTATTGACTTATAGCTTAATTAACTGAATATGATAAAATTATCATACATAGAAATAACAGTAGATGTTATCTATTGGCAACATAATTACATATAATTTTCTTCTGCCTTCAATCTACTGCTTCAATCTTTTTTTCATTCTAGATAATATTGCTATATTTCAATACTCCAGTATTTAAATCCATCTTTATTAACTTATCATTTTAAATACTTTCAATTTAATTTATATCCGTATAATTCCTGATTTTCTCCTTGGTAGAAAATGTTATGTTCCGCAATTGTGATGATGAAGAGGTAATTGTTTCAGAAAATGACAATTTAAGCCTTTTATTACAAATATAGATATTAGATAAATACTCTGTTTGCGTTCAATTATAAGTTTAAGTAAGTCGGTGCAATAAAACCAAAGTATGTGAAGAAAAGTAAATAAGACTCGAACTCTTTCTCTCCCTGCTCCCTGCCTTCTTCCAACAATAATTATTTACGCCGACCTACTTACTTATGAGTTCAGCAAGCTTTGTAAATTTTGACTGCATTCAAAATACAAATTGGTTCTGGTGTTTTGTCGGTAAAATAAAAAAACAAAGTATTTATGATATCCAAACAACAGTGATATTACTTAAGTAGCCAGGATGGGATGAGCAAAAGAGGTAATTTTGGGATTCATGCCATCTTCTATAATTGATAGAACCTGCATATATAATCTTAGGCATGAAGCTGTGACGGAAACTGGAAGTTACAAAGATACCGTAAATTTACCCAAGACCAATTTTGATATGCGGGCGAACGCCATTAAGCGGGAACCCGAAATCCAAAAGTTTTGGGAAGAAAATAAAATTTTTGAGAGCCTGTCGCAAAACAACCCAGGTGAATTATTTATACTGCACGATGGGCCTCCCTACGCTAACGGCTCACTCCATATTGGTCATGCCTTAAATAAAATTCTCAAAGATATTATTAATCGTTACCAACTGCTGCAAGGTCGAAAGGTTCGCTATGTACCCGGTTGGGACTGTCACGGCTTACCAATTGAGTTGAAAGTTTTGCAAAATCTCAAGTCAGCAGAACGGCAAAATTTAACACCACTACAACTGCGGCAAAAGGCTAAAGAGTTTGCTTTGGCTACGGTTGATAACCAACGCCAAAATTTTAAACGTTATGGTGTTTGGGGTGACTGGGATAATCCATATCTGACGCTAAAGCCGGAATATGAGGCGGCGCAGATTGGTGTATTTGGGCAGATGGTTTTAAAAGGCTACATTTATCGGGGTTTGAAGCCTGTTCACTGGAGTCCTAGTTCTAAGACGGCTTTGGCTGAGGCGGAATTGGAATATCCAGAAGGTCATACTTCCCGGAGTATCTATGCGGCTTTTCCTGTGACTAGTTTCGCTGAGGCGGCAAAACCTTTATTAGGTGAGTATTTGCCTGATTTGGGTGTGGCTATCTGGACTACTACACCTTGGACAATTCCGGGGAATTTGGCGGTGGCTGTCAATGGCGACTTGAATTATTCTTTGGTGGAAGTTTCGCGCATAGGCGCAGAGACGCAAAGTAATTTCAAGTATCTCATCGTGGCGGCCGATTTGGTAGAACGGTTGGCGGCGACTATCTCGGCGCAGTTGACTGTGAAGGCGACTTTTAAAGGGAAGGAGTTGGAACATACTACTTACCGTCATCCTTTATTTGATAGAGAAAGTCCGGTGGTTGTGGGTGGTGATTACATCACAACTGAATCGGGTACTGGGTTGGTACATACTGCGCCCGGTCATGGTCAAGAAGACTATGTTGTGGGTCTGCGTTATGGGTTGCCAATTCTTGCACCTGTGGACGAC comes from the Nostoc sp. PCC 7120 = FACHB-418 genome and includes:
- a CDS encoding response regulator transcription factor, with protein sequence MNTVLVIEDGLTDREILSRYLQQAGYSVISATSSEEAQEKLDTTQPDLIFLDVILPGKSGFEICRELKNNPKTSNIPVVFCSTKNSDVDKTWGNMLGAEAYLSKPINQEELTLTLKKLSR
- a CDS encoding GAF domain-containing protein, with amino-acid sequence MTIAKYNSKENEKAATVSPLENPNLANNVQKEEIGVSESAQEVKMWRQQLQDIITQMRQVSDWDAVLRITVAKVREKIACDRALIYQFTSPESGTVLAESRTLGWTPTMGEILPGITFGLDTNRDYIEPITINNVAQIQLTPYQKQLLDKFQIKASLSLPIVAGGKVWGLLVVTGCVSARNWKETEITLLTQVSTELTYRLQNFEFQTQLKLQNQAKQAVSKVMEKILRVSNIDKIFQTTTQEIRQLLKCDRVAVYRFNPDWSGEFVAESVGSGWVKLVGPDIKTVWEDTHLQETQGGRYRHQESFVVNDIYEAGHFSCHLEILEQFEIKAYIIVPVFAAEKLWGLLAAYQNSGTREWVEWESSFLTQVGLQFGIAISHAEYLEQTRLQSEQMIRIAEQEKIFTRIVNRIRQASDVETIFKTTTQDVRQSLRCDRVAVYRFSPDWGGEFVAESVASGWTKVVGPNIKTIIDDTYLQDTKGGRYAKGENHVVNDIYTVGFAPCHVETLEQFEARSYIIVPIFFGDKLWGLLAAYQNSSPRDWQSWEVNFLTQIALQFSLAKSQLDYLEQVQIKSEKIAQMAEQEKAFTKIVNRIRQAVDIDDIFKITTQEVRQLLRSDRVAVYRFNPNWGGEFVAESVANNWVKLVGTDIKTVWEDTYIQETQGGRYAKGETLVVNDLYEAGHSPCHLEILEQFEVRAYVIVPVFINEQLWGLLATYQNSGPRDWEQSQVSLLARVGDQLGLALQQTEYLQQLQAQSAQLAEAATREKAAKELLQQRSIQLLMAVRPALNGDLTVRAPITEDELGTIADAYNNTLQALRQIVLQVQTSSQQVAQTSSDSNASLAGLNNLAQQQSQEITTALGEIQRMLDSTQAVVASAELVQVAVQQANKTVESGDAAMNLTVQAIQAIRETVAQTSKKIKRLSESSQKISKVVNLISSFATQTNVLALNAAIEATRAGEYGKGFAVVADEVRSLSRQSAAATIEIEKLVQEIQEETGEVAVAMETGIQQVVEGTNFVSETRHNLNAIVFATAEISQLIQQITDATQKQMGQSVLVTNSMKDVAAIANKTFAESQDIATVFQDLSGMAQDLLTTASKFKVN
- a CDS encoding response regulator; the protein is MVSNNVLNEFKTCTQLQYNGQLIISSPKGQQWTFYYRLGRIVWATGGTHPFRRWRRLMAQHCPQIDVDKMQLRSQDISMSYWDYRLLEILYKKQKIQREQIHIIVDNTINELLFELAQQSNFVTISCERNQKVVLETPMSFTSADVSMKQMLESWKNWSEAGLVNICPDLAPIICRPEQLQQQVSPSVYKNFVTLINGKSTLRDLAAKMRQNVLPVSRSLLPYVLKGIIELVELPDLPLAVVETLDKSTSAQPTKSKVPVIACVDDSPQVCKLLEDIITANGMKFIKIQDAVQALPLLIQEKPDLIFLDLIMPVASGYEICTQLRRISTFANTPVIILTGNDGLLDRVRAKVVGSTDFITKPVAADRVMSVVRKYLPMQPISTAKTGSRLEFCQ
- a CDS encoding chemotaxis protein CheW, coding for MLNQLKGENLESQQKFLSFNLGIKDTAVISLQHITEVLQVSLVDICGVPQMPACVLGVYNWRGEMLWLVDLEEMLGYPPLSNTSNFLAKMMAIVLEDDGKYLGILVRQMMDIEFLDQNQMKAPSAELFSSSISDFLQGYFINNEEKMMFNLDASAIIHSPMWLTHN